One window of the Rhizobiaceae bacterium genome contains the following:
- a CDS encoding ABC transporter permease, which produces MNLRAIQAIYTFEMARTFRTLLQSIVSPVVSTSLYFVVFGGAIGSRIQEVDGIHYGSFIVPGLIMLSLLTQSISNASFGIYFPKFVGTIYELLSAPVSFVEIVIAYVGAAATKSIILGVIILGTASLFVPLRIEHPVVMLLFLVLTATTFSLFGFIIGIWADGFEKLQLIPLLIVTPLTFLGGSFYSLDMLPPFWHAVSYFNPVVYLVSGFRWSFFGTADVGVGISLMATLAFLLACIAIVAWIFRTGYKLKQ; this is translated from the coding sequence ATGAACCTGCGCGCGATCCAGGCGATTTACACATTCGAGATGGCGCGGACATTCCGCACGCTGCTGCAGAGCATCGTGTCGCCCGTGGTTTCCACCTCACTCTATTTCGTGGTTTTCGGCGGCGCCATCGGCTCGCGCATCCAGGAAGTGGACGGGATTCACTATGGCTCCTTCATCGTGCCGGGCCTCATCATGCTCTCGCTGCTGACGCAGAGCATCTCCAACGCCTCCTTCGGCATCTATTTTCCAAAGTTCGTCGGCACGATCTACGAACTGCTTTCGGCGCCGGTCTCCTTCGTCGAGATCGTCATCGCCTATGTCGGCGCGGCGGCGACCAAGTCGATCATCCTCGGCGTCATCATTCTGGGCACGGCGTCGCTTTTCGTGCCGCTCCGCATCGAGCATCCCGTCGTCATGCTGCTGTTTCTGGTGCTCACCGCGACGACCTTCAGCCTCTTCGGCTTCATCATCGGCATCTGGGCGGACGGCTTCGAGAAGCTGCAACTGATCCCGCTGCTCATCGTGACGCCGCTCACTTTTCTCGGCGGCAGCTTCTATTCCCTCGACATGCTGCCGCCCTTCTGGCACGCGGTCTCCTACTTCAATCCCGTCGTCTATCTGGTCAGCGGCTTCCGCTGGAGCTTCTTCGGCACCGCCGATGTCGGCGTCGGCATCAGCCTGATGGCGACGCTCGCCTTCCTGCTCGCCTGCATCGCCATTGTCGCTTGGATATTCCGGACCGGCTACAAACTGAAACAGTGA